A single Balaenoptera ricei isolate mBalRic1 chromosome 13, mBalRic1.hap2, whole genome shotgun sequence DNA region contains:
- the RNF144A gene encoding E3 ubiquitin-protein ligase RNF144A isoform X3 — translation MTTARCRPTWDLALDPLVSCKLCLGEYPVEQMTTIAQCQCIFCTLCLKQYVELLIKEGLETAISCPDAACPKQGHLQENEIECMVAAEIMQRYKKLQFEREVLLDPCRTWCPASTCQAVCQLQEMGLQTPQLVQCKACDTEFCSACKASWHPGQGCPETMPITFLPGETSSSAFPLEEDDVPIKRCPKCKVYIERDEGCAQMMCKNCKHAFCWYCLESLDGAETTDVDLSVLDAGRLRSVPASSGSGPSSCCTDGRLRCGLAWQREEALDSLPLPVRT, via the exons ATGACCACAGCGCGGTGCCGGCCCACCTGGGACCTGGCCCTGGACCCGCTGGTGTCCTGCAAGCTGTGTCTCGGGGAGTACCCAGTGGAGCAGATGACGACCATCGCCCAGTGCCAATGCATCTTCTGTACCCTG tgcctgAAACAGTATGTGGAACTCTTGATCAAAGAAGGATTAGAAACTGCAATTAGCTGCCCTGATGCTGCCTGCCCCAAACAGGGCCACCTACAGGAGAACGAG attgaGTGTATGGTTGCAGCTGAAATCATGCAAAGATACAAAAAGCTACAGTTTGAAAGAG AGGTGCTCCTGGACCCCTGTCGGACTTGGTGCCCAGCGTCCACCTGCCAGGCTGTGTGCCAGCTCCAGGAGATGGGGCTGCAGACCCCGCAGCTGGTGCAGTGCAAAGCTTGCGACACGGAATTCTGCTCCGCCTGCAAAGCCAGCTGGCACCCTGGCCAGGGCTGCCCGGAGACCATGCCCATCACCTTCCTTCCCGGGGAGACCAG CAGCTCCGCTTTCCCGCTGGAGGAGGACGACGTGCCCATCAAACGCTGCCCCAAGTGCAAGGTCTACATCGAGCGGGACGAAGGGTGTGCACAGATGATGTGTAAGAACTGCAAGCACGCCTTCTGCTGGTACTGCCTCGAGTCCCTGGAC GGAGCTGAAACAACAGACGTTGATCTCTCCGTGCTGGATGCTGGACGTCTGAGATCAGTGCCGGCGTCATCAGGTTCTGGACCCTCTTCCTGCTGTACAGACGGCCGCCTTCGCTGTGGCCTCGCctggcagagagaggaagctctggactctcttcctcttcctgtaaGGACATGA